The DNA window GGAGTACCCTTGCGTGCGGCGGCTCCGTCACCGCCGCCTCCTCACCTTCCTCTGGCTCCAGGGCTACGAAGCCGCCCTCGGATCGTACGCATACGCACGCACACCATTCTCTCTCCCCTCAATCGCCTGCTGCTCTTGTGTATCTTGACTTGCTTGACTGATCGTGCGGGTCGTTGATGGCCGTGCAGGATGGCCGCCGACACGGACGCATGCTTCTCCGTCTGTCACCTGCGGCGCTTCGTGGAGCGAGGCCAGTGGAAGTACGCCGTCGAGTACCTCCTCCGCTTCCTGCCGCCGGGCCTGGACAGCCTGGGGCTCGAGGCGCAGGTCCTCCGCCGCTTCCTCGTCGCGCACATGGCCATCGCCAACATCCTCGACGACACCAAAGATGGTGACATTCTGGCCGCCAGTTACACCAAGTACCGAAACCATGGCAGTTCCGTCCGTCACGGCGCCATCAGGCTCCGTTCCATCATGCTCACCGCACTCCACGCGAAGCAGCAACTCAGGTGGGGATTGGATCTctgttttgcaaaaaaaaaaaaaaaaaaaaaaaaaaaaaaaaaaacactagaaAGTTTCTTGTTCTTGTGCTTCAAATCAAATTAATTCCTGTCCCTAACACATGTATTAGGGCCTCCTTGGACTGGGAACGCGTGAGGCGCATGGCATCTGAGATTGTCGATGAATTGGCGTATAGGACTCCAGAGCTCAAACACATGGTACTGAAGCCGGGCGGCCCAATGAAGCCACACAATGTACTTCCCATTGGATtcaggtaaaaaaaaaaaactgaaatatCATCTTCTGCCTTTTACGTATGTACTATCTTGCCAATTTCTTACTCCGCTTGTGTTCTGGAATTTTGTTGCATTCTTTGCCAGTTACCGCCGCAGGTGTCCCCATAAGAAGCAATCCCTCTGGCCTAAGGCATCTTCTGTTGCCAAGGGCTATATTCGGAAAAGGAGCAGGTTGGTACCTTTGCCGATGGCTCCTTGCTCAACACTGCACTGCTGTTTCTCAATAATCTTCTTCCCCTTACTGCATTCACATTCACATGCCCCATCTACTTTTTGCAGCCTGCTTTCTTCAAGTTGCTCTCAAGAACCACGCGATGGTATAATACCCTTCTTTTCGTTAGGAGTCATCTTGTCATTCCCCAGCTTTGTCATCTAGTAATAATGTATGCTTTGAAATGGCAGCTATGTTAGACAAGGCAATGAGCATGGTAGCTGATGCTGTTGGTAAGAACTAGTCCATGCTCTTATTACAATTGATGCTAATGTGTGCGTTTGCCTTTGTGCGTGCTCAGCTTTGTCTTGATTCTTTCTTATGTTGAACACACCTGTAAGTTGTGATCCCTGTTGCAATTTACGTCATGAACTGTCCTGTACTATAACAGATCTGATATATTTTACCTCTTCTGTTACTTTGTCTGGGATTGGGCTATGTGTATTCATTTGGATATATATTGCGAAACATCTCTTGTGGTAATATCCACTGACCATAAACTTTTCTGACCTTCAGATAAAAGTTTAAAAGCTGGTATATGTCCAAAGCTCAATCAGGAGCATCCTCTTCAGCCAAAAGGTAAATTCAGGCCTCCTCAATCAGGAGTATCTGTATGTTGAAACTATGTCAAAAAGCTGTTGATCATGCCTCCcattcaaatgtagttttcccTACTACTAGTTTTCCTTCCTGACACCTCGTGTTAATGCTCTGCAAAATTATTACTAACACATCTCACTTTAACCCTCTGTATTGACTCCCTAAAATTTAATCTTGTCCCCATTTTTACACAGAAGAAGAATGCATGCGTGCATTTTCTTAAATGCATATAGAAATAATTCAATGTATTTTTGACAGTCTTCTGCATAAATGGAAGTCTTCTGCATAAATGGAAGCATCATGTCAACTTTGGTGGGTGAGGTTCAGATGCTATGAACCCACCAGTCCTAGGTCCTTGATGATCAGATTGATCTCTTAGGGACGTGAATATGTTTGTTGGTCTAGCGTGTTCACATGGTATGCATCTGGTGTGCAGATTTGTGCCCTTTCAGATACCACGTTCTATTTGCTGTTGAGGTTGTGACTTGCACAAAACATTCTGTTGTGACCTTGTCATTTTGTTCCTGGACACATTATTCACCCTTTTCTATCTATAGAACTTAAATCAAACGATCCATGATGATTAAGATTGCAGTGTTTTTTTTTATCAACGGAGTGTTTTATTGGTTGCTCCACACCTTGTACATGTCTCAAAGTGTTGCAAAACAACAATTTGGTCTAATGGCCTTGTGAGGCTTTGGTGCGTTGTTTTACATGTGTTCATACTTCTAGATATCTGCTGTCAATTATTACCTCTCTTGATATCTGCTATCAATTTTGATTTTTAACCACTCAACTCGTTAACTATGGCTGTCACATTGGCAGGCCCTGCAAAAAACCCTGGGATACCATCAGTGTTAAATGCAAGTAAGTTTACAAAGCCTGTTCTTGAAAAATCTGCTGCTGCAGTTTCGCAAACTATGCTTGATACACAAACCCTGCTAGAAACTTCTGTATCTCATTCTTATCTCATTAGTGGAAAATGCAGGTTAATTGGCAAGCTGTGTGACAATGTTAAGTGGCCCATTCTCGGGGTCTATGTTAAATTTTGCATTATTTCATTTTTTTGGCTGCTTCATATTTTATGCCTTGTTTCGGTGTGCATGATATTTCAGAGCGACACTAGTGTAACATCCTTGTGAAACCTTGATGTGTTTGTTTGCTCTTAATATGTATCTTAGCTATAAGCTGCAACTTTTAACTGTTCAATTTGGTTCAGGTGCTACTGTTGCTCCAATCGCAGAGACTACGTTTGGCACCTTCCCTGGCACTGCTAATATCACTGGGATGCCATCAATGGCAAATGCAGGTAAATCGACATGTATCTGTGTTACGAGCACTGCTACTTCAGTTTTGCGGAATACTTTTGGTCTCAACTGCTAGAAACTCAGGCATCTCATCAAttataacaacaacaacatagcctttcagtcccaagcaagttggggtaggctagagttgaaacccccCAAGAGCCCAAGTCACGATCTCATCAATTATAAATGCAGATAAATTGACGAGGCATGTGCTAAGTTCTGGTGTTCCATTCTCAAGGATGATGTTTGGTGCTCCAGTTTCGCAGACTATGTCCAGTAGCTTAATAACCCCTGCTAAGACTTGTAGGATCTCTTCCATTTCAAATGCAGGTATACTTATTGAACACTCCTTTTATGTAAGCTTTTATTGAACATGCTTAAGGTCGTCATATCATGACAACAATCTGCCTGCACTGCTGAactaatattactatttggtgaGAACAAGTCTCAGTAATGCATAATGATATTTAGATCTTCTATGTTTCAACTTTGTTATTTGATTTTATATGCTGCTTTGTTGTCATCATACTACTTTTGGTTCCTATGAGAAGTTATTTTTCAAACAATGTTGGGTCCTTTTCCGTAGTCTTGAATTTTCTAGCTGCTTTTCCTTTATTTTCTTGTTTTTTATGCCTTTGGTAGTTCAGGATTGAATTTTGTAATCAAGTCCGGTGTAGTACATTTTGGTGCCTTGACAAACGACACCAAAACTATGGTCTCATTTGTGAGAGGAGCTGGTAATTTAGTTAAGCACTAAATCCATATATTACTGACCTCGTTATAGGTGATTAATCTCTGAAATATATCTTGTTAGTTGTTAGTGAACACAAAACGTTCAGTTTCAAATGCAGGGTTCAGTAGTTACTAGTTAGTTGCCATATGCACCATTGACAGTGAAATACATATTGAAGATGTGTGGTGCATCAGTGCTTTTCATACTGCTGGTTAATGGTTGCCAAATGCAATTAATCCTAAAATTTAATCTTGCCCTCATCTGCTCTAGAACTCTATGAACATAAGTGTttatatattcagtagccagctacaaaataagttattctgtagccacctccatttacaataattttatatactaatttacgataatgtcaatacatatttacgatagttgggttactataacacatgagtatatttaccataacgttatagtaaaccacttagtaaggagttactataatctcataaattaacatagtaattatcgtaactccaagtggctacagaataagttattttgtagccaactACATGGTAGttagtgtgtgtgtatatatatatatatatatatatatatatatatatatatatatatatatatatatatatataaaatcaagatTAACACCTAAAATGCATAGGAATGTTGTTATGGTAGTGGGACCAAGCCTTGGGGTGGTGTGGTCCAGTTTGTTAGGACATATGGATGATGTTATCCAGTTTGTTCGGAAAGGGATAAGATTAGATTAAGTCAGGATATTTGCTTAGAGGATAAGTAGTTCATCTCTATAAAAGAGACAAGTCATGTATCGATTAGAGAGAGACAAGAAGAACCCTAAAAGCAGTCAGAGCATCTGTAATGCATCTGTACGACTTTACCATATCAAATCAAATATTTTCTAGTACTATGATATAATAATTCAATATCTTTTAGTACTAAATGATGATAAAGTAATGGTCAAATTTCTGTTAAATAGCATCCCTGCTAACTTCCCCCCTTTCCAtttttttaaaggagggagtaattaGTGATACAATTAAGTGCCCTCGCCTCAACTTCACTCTAGGCCAACTAAAAATAGTGGTGTGCCCCTGTTGCTGGCACATTCTTTAGTGACCTAATTGCTTTGTTCCTATGCACTTTGTTTGGCCTTTATAAGTAACTTCTAAAAGGTCTATTGTTTAAGTTTTCAGTTATTTTATTTAGTTGGCCGCTTCACATCTTGCTCCTGCTTAACATGCACG is part of the Miscanthus floridulus cultivar M001 chromosome 9, ASM1932011v1, whole genome shotgun sequence genome and encodes:
- the LOC136482521 gene encoding uncharacterized protein codes for the protein MPIATESGESSKLFTADAEYPCVRRLRHRRLLTFLWLQGYEAALGSMAADTDACFSVCHLRRFVERGQWKYAVEYLLRFLPPGLDSLGLEAQVLRRFLVAHMAIANILDDTKDGDILAASYTKYRNHGSSVRHGAIRLRSIMLTALHAKQQLRASLDWERVRRMASEIVDELAYRTPELKHMVLKPGGPMKPHNVLPIGFSYRRRCPHKKQSLWPKASSVAKGYIRKRSSLLSSSCSQEPRDAMLDKAMSMVADAVDKSLKAGICPKLNQEHPLQPKGPAKNPGIPSVLNASATVAPIAETTFGTFPGTANITGMPSMANADKLTRHVLSSGVPFSRMMFGAPVSQTMSSSLITPAKTCRISSISNAGATVAPVTLSMFGTNTMAGPARDLRMPSVANAGATVAPVTQAMFGTNTMAGPDRDPRMPSVANAGATVAPFTQAMFGTMAGSASDIPRIPTVANAGELSSHVQSAGVPVSQAVFECLTNHAKNSLISLMRDAENSHQSNSARNNTREEINSDEQDLHPKWQWTTGAFVEADLADYLEGPSEIGTEARDI